ACTCCATCAACCTATTCACAGTATTGTTTCCAGCGCCGCCGACACCAATAACCATTATGCGGCAATAACCGGGCTCCCGGAGACCCCTCTCCAAGTTCTCACTCCACATATATTGGAGCGCTTTATCGGCTAGTTTTGCCATGACCCTTCCGTCCCCATAACTCAACTTCAATTAAATCACGTATAGCCGCCCTAATGGCTTCAGCCCTATGCGGATAATACCGCTTATTAACCAGCTCATCTAAAGCCTCTAAATACGGTTCAGGCAAATATATAGTTATGAGCTTCATTACTCTACCACCACCGCAAAAGATGCTTGCTCCATAAACAGCATAAATTCTGCATAATAATATCTGAATATGATCCAAACATGTTTGTGCCTTCCCTTTTTAAATTTTTCTTTTTTGGCGTTCCATGTATATCAATAATCGTGACTATTTGATGGAAGCGCTTCTCCTTTGCTTAAAATTTTCATCTAAAGAAAACATGGTGACTTCACCAAAAACTCTTCTAGACGTTAGAATTGCCGCGGCTTCAGCAGTAGAGAGTTGCCTTATGTGAGACAACATTCTCTTATATCGGTTTTAATATAGCTTTTCTCTGTGCTGGAGAGGCGGATATCATGAACATCGCAGTTATAGGTGGAGGAGTTATTGGTGAAGCTATAGCTAAAAATCTTGTCGCCGCTGGATATGACGTCACGGTTGCGGAGAAGAGGGCTGAGAGAATAAGGGAGCTTGAGAACTTAGGTTTAAAAGTTACTGCGGATAGCGGGATGGCGGCTAAATCTGCGGACATAATATTTTTATGTGTTAAGCCGAGAGATGTTGAACCAGCGCTGAAGGAGATCGCCGAAGAATCTGAGGGGAAAATTATTATATCTGTGGCTGCAGCGGTATCATTAGATTTTCTTAAAAAAATATCTCCAAAATCTAAGTTTATTAGGGCTATGCCAAACCTTGCCATAATGGTTCGCGAATCATTCACAGCCTACTCAGTTAGCCCAGATGTTAGCCAAGCGGATCTTGAAATAGCGATTAAGGTTCTGAGCGTTTTAGGGAAGGTTTACATGATTGATGAGTCATATATGGATGCTATAACGGCTTTAAGCGGATGTGCACCAGCGTACTTGGCGCTAATAGCCGAAGCCATGATGTACGCTGGATTAAACATCGGCTTAGAAAGGGAACTATCCCTAAAAATAGCGGCTCAAGCTATGATTGGGGCAGGGAAACTAATACTTGAGGGAGGGAGATCTCCTTCCCAAATACGTGATATGGTTACGACACCGGGCGGCGTCACAGTAAGCGGTCTCTTTGAGCTAGAGAAAGTCCCAATCAGACATGCATTTATGAGCGCTGTTAAAGCAGCTATGGAAAAATCCCGTGAGATATCTTCACGCATATCCTCATCAAAAAGTAGCGTGGACTAGATTAGGTATGTAAGGTTTGGAGATCCTATTGTTGCTAGGATATAATTTTATCGGTTTTTGCTAGGTCTCTCAATCTTTCAACCCCATTTATTTCCTTAATGTAGGCGGCAACGCTTCTCGGTAACAATTCCTCCCAGCTTGCGCCGGACAACATTCTTCGCCTGATTTCAGTTGCCGAGCAAACATCTCTCCTAAAGAATGGTATGGATTCGACTCTGAAGCCGCTTTCGATAAATAGCCGTCTAGTCAAAGGCTCATTAGAGTAAACCACTTCAAACTTCGGGGTGTAAGAGCACACGTGTGAAACCCATAGGCTGTGTACGTCGAGGTCTATCACCGGGATAATATAGTATCTGCTTGGATCCACGCCAATCTCATTAAGGGCCAATCTAATCATATAAACCCTTTCACCAGCCGTAAAGGGGTTTTCAAGCGTGTGGCTTTCTTGGGCGCTGCCGACAACGATAACTATCTCCGCAGCATTATTGAGAATATATTTTATGGCTTCTGAATGCCCTAGGTGAAATGGCTGAAAGCGCCCTACATATAGAGCTCTGTAAAACCTCTTTTTCCCCTCAACCCCTGCTTCTCCATCCATTCTCCATTAGCCTCCGTTAACGTCATTCTCGGTTTAACCTTAAACATTAATAAAGTTTTATTAAAGAATGCATTAATCATACTTATGTTTTAAAGGAGTAGAAATAGTTTGATGCTTCGAGAGGACGTTTTAAGGAAATTATGTGAAAAGACCGAGTTTGAGAGAAGCGTTTTAATGGCTGTATCCGAGATTCCAAGAGGGAAAGTGAGCACATATAAGCGCATAGCGGAAAAGATCGGTAGACCAAAAGCTTTCAGGGCTGTGGGAAATGCACTGCATAAAAACCCGCTTGCGCCAATGGTTCCATGCCATAGAGTCGTTAGATCCGATGGCCGAATAGTAGGCGAAACTGAGGAAGAAGTAGAGTGGCGGAAAAAGCTACTTGTAGAGGAAGGTATACCAGTAGAAGGCTATAGGGTTAGGCTAAGCTGGGAAATACTTTATTAGTCGCCTTTAGTAATCCTTAATAATCAAGGATCGTTTATAGTCTTTGAGAGATAAATGTTTACGGGAGCATTTAATGGAGAGGACTCTAATTGGATGCACAAGGTCAATATATAACGATTCCAGGAGCAACAACCGTTGGAATAGTTTGCTCAGATGGCGTCGTGCTAGCATCTGAGAAAAGGGTATCATATGGGAATTTTGTTCTGAGCCGCGTAGGGAAAAAAGTCTTTAAGATATCTGACCATATAGGTGCGGCATGCGCTGGTTTAGTCTCAGACATGCAGATACTAGTGCGAGAAGTCAGCGTTTACGCCAACCTGTTTAAACTTGAGTCTGGACGTCCCATAAGCGTTAAAGCTGCAGCGAAAGTTATGTCGAATCTGCTCTTCAGCAGCAGATTAATCCCCTATATAACCGAGACGATCATTGGCGGAGTTGATGATGAAGGCCCCTCAGTATACGTGCTTGATATTTTGGGTTCAACGATACCCGACAAATACGCGGCTGTAGGCTCCGGGGCGGAGATCGCGATAGGTGTTCTAGAGGAATCGTACAAAGAAAATATGACTGTGGAAGAGGGCAGAGAGTTGGCGATAAAGGCGATAAAATCCGCCATAAGCAGAGATGCTATGAGCGGTGATGGAA
Above is a window of Candidatus Bathyarchaeia archaeon DNA encoding:
- a CDS encoding ribbon-helix-helix domain-containing protein, translating into MKLITIYLPEPYLEALDELVNKRYYPHRAEAIRAAIRDLIEVELWGRKGHGKTSR
- the proC gene encoding pyrroline-5-carboxylate reductase, which translates into the protein MNIAVIGGGVIGEAIAKNLVAAGYDVTVAEKRAERIRELENLGLKVTADSGMAAKSADIIFLCVKPRDVEPALKEIAEESEGKIIISVAAAVSLDFLKKISPKSKFIRAMPNLAIMVRESFTAYSVSPDVSQADLEIAIKVLSVLGKVYMIDESYMDAITALSGCAPAYLALIAEAMMYAGLNIGLERELSLKIAAQAMIGAGKLILEGGRSPSQIRDMVTTPGGVTVSGLFELEKVPIRHAFMSAVKAAMEKSREISSRISSSKSSVD
- a CDS encoding nicotinamide-nucleotide adenylyltransferase, which encodes MDGEAGVEGKKRFYRALYVGRFQPFHLGHSEAIKYILNNAAEIVIVVGSAQESHTLENPFTAGERVYMIRLALNEIGVDPSRYYIIPVIDLDVHSLWVSHVCSYTPKFEVVYSNEPLTRRLFIESGFRVESIPFFRRDVCSATEIRRRMLSGASWEELLPRSVAAYIKEINGVERLRDLAKTDKIIS
- a CDS encoding MGMT family protein is translated as MLREDVLRKLCEKTEFERSVLMAVSEIPRGKVSTYKRIAEKIGRPKAFRAVGNALHKNPLAPMVPCHRVVRSDGRIVGETEEEVEWRKKLLVEEGIPVEGYRVRLSWEILY
- the psmB gene encoding archaeal proteasome endopeptidase complex subunit beta, which codes for MDAQGQYITIPGATTVGIVCSDGVVLASEKRVSYGNFVLSRVGKKVFKISDHIGAACAGLVSDMQILVREVSVYANLFKLESGRPISVKAAAKVMSNLLFSSRLIPYITETIIGGVDDEGPSVYVLDILGSTIPDKYAAVGSGAEIAIGVLEESYKENMTVEEGRELAIKAIKSAISRDAMSGDGIDLLIITRNGVKEESIKF